The genomic DNA aaggttttccaaattgccctcgtcgcttcgTGACTcaggcaattttgtgaaaactttgaaagtaTGTGTGAAATTATTCATTAATTGCCTTGGGGGGTCTATGCAATTACATGTACTAATAATCAAACTTATTTTTTAACGttagcaataattattttgattagGATTAACCAGAATCCTTATGACAAAAGTGTAAAACCACCAGCATCAGAAGTTATGCCACATGGTGTTACAAGCCAAGATACAACCCAGGCTCTCTGTGTTGGTAGCTCCTCTGACAGTGGAGTACACGTAAGTTGCACTAATATGTCATTATTCATACTGACATCATATAATTCCTGCATGTATTTGAAAAGTCACTTCAAGCACTGAGTAGAGACATTTTCCCACGTGTACGAAAAGAATTTTTCATTCCACCCAGCATGGAACACCCCAATGTTCATCTCAATACATCAATACAAGTGtgaattattacaaaaattcaccAAGGAAAGTGCTTTGCATAGTATTTCTATGCTGGTTTGGTTTCACAAAATTCATTTTCTAATCCCATTCATGTAATCTTAAGTCTAAAAGCTAAAGCCCATTCCAAGTAAAGGTGACAggatttttgtctttttaccttttttattaatttccatcgttaaataataaaattttgCCATCCTACTACAGTACTTATAATAAAAGCAGAGTCCACAAACTGACACAGTAAGCTTAACATTGTACCCAAATGTGACTGTGTTTTGTCTCAAACCAAATACATGTACCAATTAAATGAAAAACCTTTCTCCTTACAGCCTGCACCGGTGTCAAGATACCATAAAACCATGGCTGAGCGACATAAGTTTCAGGAGAAAGTCAGGCTGGAGGCCATTGAAGAAGCGAAGTAAGGCAAAAACTTTTGTACGCTTATGATCCTGGTAATCAAATGGTCCATTTATGGCCAAGACTGGGATTATTAATACCAGATCATCGCCATGCCATGATATTCCATAGTCCGTCACTTGTCATGATTTCTTGGGAAGCCTTTCAGAGCCGTGGGACAAGACATTGCCAGGGTCTAATTAACCTCAACCTAGAAAGCTGCTAGTCTATTTAGAGCCTTTTAATCATCATCAACCGGAAAAAGGGCTTCTCGAAATAAACTAGTTGCAAATCTACTTTCATCTGGAGTTAAAACGGTCTCAATACTTAGGTTAAAATACATGACTTTTACTTTATCTGAATGAGAACAACCTCCCATTAATAACAAGAAATCTTATTTTTGCTTCTCGCCAAAACCAGACGTTGCAAATTAATCTCTTTTCTTTGCCTGTAGGttggaaaaacaaagaaaaaaacttcaAAGGGAATATTTGCTGAGAGATATGAAGGATGAAAAGTTAGAGAAGGTACCAATTATGCATTTAACAATTTGGCTCGTTGATACGCGCATGCGTAAAAGCCTGTATTGTCATGACATGGATGTTATCAATCACGTTGTAACGAGTCGTCTACTTAGAGCGGGTTTCAATcgaatgtcgtaaaaccaaaaccaaagtaattactttgacaaatcaaaaaggacggagacaatccagtaaaccaatcaaaactcgaagtaattacaagtagccgacacaaagcgcgggaaaatgtgcacgcgcgagccacgattggttttggtttcacttttgattggttgaaaaagtggcgcgagaactttgaaccaatcattgattGAAGTAattcaaaaccaaagcaattcgcgaattactttcgacactcaattgaaagccgCTCTATATCAGTGAAGCGGGAAATATGTTTTAGTCTTTCTTAACAATCTTTTCATTTGAGAGGTATGCTTGCATTCGAGGTTAGTTAAAAGGGACACTGCATGTATCATTTCTAACGCTTTCCGATCAAAATTCAATAAATTTCGTGTTGTAGACACCTTGATTACATTAAAATCGTTTTCAAAATAGCTTTTCACGATTTCAAGTTATAACCTAAGACAAAAATGACATGATTGACTAAAGGCGAGTTGTGGTGACACGGAAACTTCAAAATATTCACCCAACATTTCAAGTTACGTACACGACTATTTCTGGGCAATCCAGCTCCAGAACGTACAGTGTAATTTGTAAAATTTGGATTTGTTTAGAGCCATTGGCTGTTGTGGAGGAACATTCAATGGCCATCGACTGTCCTACAGAGGAATCGCCAATTTCTCCAATTTGGTATTCCTTCTCTAAAAGTTTCCTCAACTCTTCAATACTAGCCGCTACATCATGTATACAGTACAGAACGCGCAAAGAACATCCTTCCATTCTAATCCCATTTAACTCAACCATGTGAAAATACGACTGTATTTTTATAGTCAGTAAACGTTTTTATCTAACAGGCCAAACATGCTAAGCTTACAGAGAATACAACAGAACCCTCGACATGCGCCACATCTGATCAGGCGGCTGATGATAGGGAGTCTGCACTCATGGTGGATTTAAAGATTAGGTTACCAGATGGCGAGGTACTAGCATGCGGTAGCTATTTTAGACATGCATGTACTAAaattagtttatttatttatttacttacttatttaTATACTCATTAATAAAAAgcttgttgggcacaacatggtgcatacgtttggccaccctgttgcgatatgttacaacatgttggatcaaatttgaaggCGGTCAAACATTTTGGAttttgcatgatgttgtactcatTTGGCTGCGTTCACGCAAcattattagggaccttaagatctacgacggcgacgtcgacgaaaacgtcacctcaaaatagaactttgctctagtaaaagtctttcgcgattattccatctcgttcacgtcgtacaatgtgggcgaagtatcctaaaaataaattggtacgagcggtttcagactgaaaattaagaatgaaagattctctgttgcatgctcacgctgtcgtcaaaacctaaagcGAAAGCTCGGATTCTAAAcgtttttaacaattttaacatcaattttacagtagtgtaaggcctcaattgaattttaaactgtttcactcaaaatgctactgaaggacaacatccAACGATtactaaaatttagtgatttcacgtcgtcgtcatgcagagaaccgcaaaaatatgagctaacatccttgctgcacgtgcagcacgattatttatgctcttttaaccaatgatatcattgttttgtggcgttttcgtcgacgtcgtcgtcgtagatcttaaactccttaTTGCACTAGGGCATGCACGCTGGGCCCActtgttgcgcgccaggggcctggggcaaataaacattgacatgttgcgttgaaaatgttgagaaTGCTgtgtgcgtttggccagcccgtcacaacatcatgcaacaatgttgcaagatgtgttgaaatgttgcaagtGTCTGGCCAGGCCTTAATTGCGgacactataaactgaaatcaagtcaaatgttggtttttgaggagaggggaaaaccggagtacccggagaaaacccctCGGTGCATggtagagaatcaacaaactcaacccacatatgacgccgagtctgggaatcgaacccggatcACATTGGTAGGTgtcgagtgctctcaccactgcgccatccctgcaccccaagcttggaatagtcgcgaagtgattacaatagcgcgaatttatgttttgagatgacgttctcttTGCCGTTCCCATCGTagtaaagctccctaatgttgcaCTTGCGAACGAGTGCGCAAGCCACTTAACAAACTTGCGTACCATACGAGAAGATAACGAGGGGAAGGAAACGAAATTGTGCAAGGCTCAGTGGTTTTTCAGAGTGTTGAATTTAAAACACCATGGTGTGGTGACATGCACAGAACTCAGTCTGTTCTAACTGAATTCAAGCCGATGTTTTGCAAATGGTTAGCATGCAAAGTTTAACGTTTCTATCAAAAGACATTGGCTTCGGCTGCCAAAAGTATCGACCCCCCGCTGTTTACCCAATGAACTCCTAAAAAAtctacttttttttatttttctaggTATTGTCACTCAGTCTTTCCAGTGACTCGACGATAGAGAAATTGTATCAGTAAGTAGTTTACTCAAAAGAGAAACTAAGCCTGCTTATGTGGGCAGAAAATCGTTTCCAATCCTTTTCAATGCTTTCTCTTTCTTCCAACGGCAGGACTAGCAGCTCAGTCCCCAGTTGTTTGaatggtggatagcgctatccactggataaatcactacccacttaataactcaattggttttgctagatttcatccactggataatgatttatccggtggatagcgttatccaccttttgaacaacccagGCCAGAAGCGAAACTAAATGTCTAttattatatagacaggagtgttttgctggaaaatacaccactcttAAAATTCATACGAAACTACATCCGGGACGCGAGTGGCGTGTTTTCCttgttgatgacgtcatttcccACCTTTGCATGGTTGTTTGTGCAAACAGTCAGTGAAAAGTGGTGAGCGGTAGATTCGTGAAGTTCTCTGAAGCTAACGTAAAATCCTTCTCtaagaaataagaaaatgcTCACACGAAGAATAATACTTCATACAGCTTATAATTATTCAAGGAGTTCTTTGTaagtgaagaagaagaaatgcggaaattgaagaaattcctcCGCCaagctgcaagaatttgcgaTAAAAAGTTTGTGCTCGGTGGTAGAGAAAAAAATGTTGAGCAAAACACccctatataataaaaaaagaaaataacaccTTAGCTCggagatatgaattttatgttctcttggcaagaacataaaattcatatcttcccGCCGCCGTGTAATATCTTCTATTAACTACATGAACAGATACTCATTCTTCTTTTCGTTGTCTTGGCCGATTCGTTTCTTGTCGGTGCTGTTTTTATCACCAATCGAGGTCCAAATAAGCTACTGTAAGGGATTGATACAAGAAAATCCTGGTCTGGTGTTgtacaaaaggaaaggaactttattcaagtgtctagtcgttctagctggagcactaattggggacaatgtaaactgaaattaataattaacgcaaatcaagtcaccAATTGCATTAAGTGACTGGTAAGCTCAACCGTCTAACCAGACCAACATTTTGAGGTCTAAAAACAATTCTAGGTCGTGAGTACGTGTTAAGTGTTTTAAAGCAAATGTAGTCATAGCGAAAAACGCGGAATACCCCCAGCAAAAGAGATAACACATGCTTCTCTTCGTCTAATATGATTACTGATCACGTTGTAGATTGACTGCAAGAAGTTAATGGTTGTacgaacccccctcccccctccctcccaaTTTTTGACATGCTTCCGTCTTCGTCGTCACAGATTAATGTAGACTATGTTCGCACCAAAATCTCTCTCTCCACAATAAGTCATCAATTCCTCACGCGAACGAGTTAAAAAGGAGACGTTGATGGAGCGTCATTTGTCCTACGGACCAAATATTGTAATGTTTCACTTATTTTCTCAAAAAGAGTTGGTTTGTGTTTTTATTTAAGGGAAGTTAGAAGACTGTGGTCTGAGGATGACAAGAAGGAGTCGAGTGATTTCGTCCTTATGACGTCATTTCCACAAATACGGATCTCTGACATGGAAAGTAGTTTAGAGGCAGCAGGTGAATTTGTGCAACATGCAGGGTACAGTAATAGTCCAGTACAGGAGCCCAGTAGCTCCGGTCGAGTATCACCATCTCTGGATTTTTGTTTGCGGTTAACGGAAAACGAATTTCTGTCTTGtcttaaaacaaagaaaattctcTTAATGTTAGTATTTTACCTTGCTTTAGAACTTTCTCCATAGCtgtacagtaaaaacccgcgtACAAGAACTTGTGGATTAAGAACacccaggctgaaatttggtaaAAAAGGAGCATATATATAAGAACACATTCAGCCTGAAAATTGAAAGTTGTTCTTATATATAAAAACTCTTCCCTTTTCAGTTTAATAGAACAAACAGTGTCTTTAGCTTTACTGTGGTATTGCACTAAGATCTCTCTATAAATGCTAGTAATTTCACTTACTGTGTATTTCATCATAGTTAGTAAATCCCTTACATTTTTTTAGAAGTAGAAAATTAAGAAcacttaagaacactttcaggctgatttcacCTAAAATACCCGATATATAAGAACCCAATCAGCCTGAACCCCCAAAAAAGGTGTTCTTGTATGCGGGGTTTTACTGTAGCTTAGAGTCATGAAACTTTATAGaacttgctcaaaatatttcaGTACATTTTCAGCCGTCTACCCAAAAAACAGGCCTGCTCTAGTGTTTCATTTTCCACggtgtttttcatttttctttcctttgatgtCCCTTACCCCTCCAGTTGAGGTAGCGAaagattttgttttaaatgtagGTAAAAATAAATGCTTGCTGTTGCTTTGTACTTTCTGGAAAGGAAAACAATGCAATGTAATATTCTCAGCCTTTATATTAGTTCTGCTTATTCTGTGATTCTCTTACCCATGACAGGTTTGTCGTCGCGTGCAGCTCTGGTCGTGCAAAGAGCAGATCAGCATGGGGTGGTTACCCAAGGGGAAGGAGCAGGTAGTCTATTCAGCTCAATCGCCCATctttactttcttgttttctttgttcgTAACTCTTAGATGGGAAAGCAGGCCCGAGACCCTGGAATGTTGTCAACGTCTTTTTGCTGAATGCAAATGCATGGTCCGCCAACAAGTAAGCATTTAGGGAATCATTTTCTACGCAATAATGTTTCCTCGGTAATGTAAGATCAACCATTGCCGGAATTTTCTTAAACTAACTTTTGGTGATAAGTGTGAACGTGTCGATAAGTTATCTAATCGaagatttttcttttagttgttAAGATAAAAAACATCACAAGCATTGATCAGTGGAGCGAGGTCTTAAGCCTGCGTGGAAAGCTTATTGTCGTACAGTTTCACGCCAAATGGTGAGTTAAAAGATGAATTCGTTGTGTTCGTAATCAGTTGTATTGTGGTTTTCTTCCGGCGTCGGTGTCAAAATTCCACACTTCCAAACTCTCAGCAACCTTTActtcaatttgcaaaaaaaaaggtgttttcAGTTCTCCTGTTTTTAAATACTTCATTTCAGGTGTTCTTCATGCAAGTCTGTAATGGATGCTTATGATTCACTCAATGCTAAGTATGGAATGAACGAGCAGGCTCTGTTTACGCGCGTGAATGTTGACGAATTAAGGGTGAGTTGGGTCCTAGAATCCATGTCTTCATTACTTGTACCTGAATTTGTTTAGTAAAGCTGTGatgttttcaagtttgtttTGCACTCTTACTAGAGACAATAAATAAGCAGAATGAAGTTTACGAACTGTTATAAAGTGTGAAAAAAGCTTTTAAGGGTTTTACACGATGCTGATAAGAATTTACCACGATTCCGAgatattttacatgtaaatgttccCGCACCGTGCTCACGTATCCGAAAACTTttgtatccgcaattttttttttttcgggttcAAGAATATCCGCGTCCACACGCAGTTTCCAATCGTTTTCGAATCGTCTTCACTGTCCACACGTAATCGGATACACTCTCAAGATGGCATAAAGCTAGGCGATAGCTTTAATTTTCACGCGCACACACTTGGAGGAAAGGTTCACTCGTGCCAAAAAttattcaacatgttgaatatTCGGCGCCGATGACACGCGTGAACATAAGCGCTCAAAACGTCATTGCACAGTGGGGGAACTTGCTTACGCCAACAGTCACGAGTGAAACGTGACGTTGCTTAGCTGATAGCTCTAGTGTGCGGTCGGCTGAAGAGACAAGAAGCTTATCTCCATAAaccactttcaaaaatggcgaccacttttacatttttttgtccTTATGTGAATCAGACCTActaccctcattttgaaacacaaGGTTCGTGCTACTctttgaagtccttgaaaaacCCTAGggtttaattttggacttcaagggcgcttgaaaagcccttgaaaaaaaggattttgcggaaaactgcttgaaaactccttgaaaactccttgaatttttgcttgggtgaaaacTGTTGAGATTccatcatgctaagttaaagagacatttcaaaaattgagctCAAAATTGGCTATTAGAGAAACATTAAAGCCAAGAATAAAAATGCCCATCCGTGCACTTAACTTGCAGGCTGTGGTAAGGAATATCAAGGTCGGCTTTTTCAGAAAagaaacactgaaacactatgtatggcatAGATATCGTCTCATAAAGACTCCTTGAAAGctcaatttctggttcttgaaaactccttgaatactcctggaattttatagacaaaatccagcacgaaccGTGGAAACGAAATAAAAGGCTTAGTAGCATTAAAGAAAGAGAATAGAGGCGGCCTATAGAGGTCTATAGGTTCTTTCTGAGCTCAGTGGCGCAAAAAAAATTTGTTGTCATAGTGACGTAAAAATGACTCTATTCAGTTTATCTTTGGAGAAGCGAAGGATGGGTTCAAGATGCGCAAGACGGATCTGACGTATAATGCTTTTCAAACGAACATAGTACTTTGTGCGTAATCTTCGTCATCGTAtttcattagggagcttacgaaacgaggacgacgacggctacgaggacttcatttaaaaatacaaattcgcgttattcatataactacgaaactatttcatgtcgctTCGTGTTAAAAATGTgaagtaactgtcgaggaattaaactggtatgagtgggctGAAAgagtagagagagaactgaaaattcatcgttaTGTGCTAACGTcgtccacagaaccttgaatttggtcatttcacgtcgtcatttaggagatgacggcaaagaaatgtaccaaaatgtaaaacgcacgtgcagagcgtgcagaaccattgtttttgctcactaaacctattgttttgtagcgtcgtcgatGCAGTCGGCGTcatcgtttcgtaagctccctaatatgtcATGCCAAACGCGTCGCATACGAATTATTCATCTTACGAGATTAAACAATACGGTTGTCCTTTTGCAAACTTGATTCTGTGTACCGATCTTGGCTCTGATTTTCAACGTGTAATCGTAATCATAGGTGTTAAAGTACCAACAAGCTGTTACGACGCTGCCAACCTTTAAGCTGTTTTGGAATGGACAGGTACAGTATTGTtgttaatgtttttgtttttggcgtAATTCATTCTTTTCgtccttgtttgttttgttttgcccaAGTGTCTGATCTTTGCTTTGACATCACTGACGACGGAAAGTGATCAATTTATTGGACCTATATGGAAATTTAATTTGATTATAATAGAGGCACTGTGGTTCCGAAGCCTTTCCACCTTTTGGCTTGCTTTTTGGTGGCTCGAGATGACATAGGAATGCATGATGATAAATGACTTAGGGAACCGGTAAAAACTACTATACTCGAACAGGACCGACCTTTGGGGTAGGGGGGTTCTCAAAGCCACCACCAACTTCGAACTTATCACATGAACATTAccgacaacattttatttgcttttaaatttgagttgacacaggaatattcagctagcaagagtcggcattactagacaaacaagaaaagtgaggtttgaatctcacTGTAATCTTTTACTGCTGGATAGAGGGATGGCTATGCAATATAGACACCTTCTTTTGACGTTAAGCAAGGGGGGTGCAGACGACACCACcatctattttgtggtttggtgggtcctgttcgagtgtagtagttttgaccacttcccttAAATGGTGTTGACGAAAACATGTTTGGCTTATAGCCAATTATCAGCACTTATTAGTTTTCTTGTTTGagaaatttctttttattgATATAGGCAGTAACCCAAGTGCAAGGAAATGAGATGGGATCCCTAGAGCAGCAGATCGCAGAAAACCTCCATGGCCCTAATAATGATCCTCAAGAAGAGTCTTCAAGGGATGACACGTATGTTGATCCTCGATGAGTGGCAAAGCTTTGAAAGAGAACAATAATATATGCGTGGAGTACTGTTCAGTTGGGCGAGTGACTTGACTCTGAACTCGTGGATCTGGCTGGGCTCCCAGCCATTTGTATCGTTACATGAAGAAGGACAAGGAACGTGTTCGTGGAGACCTACGGCCAATCGACTGAGGATTCTACCTTAAGCAAAAGCGAAGCTGTATTGATTTCGTTTGGGGAAAGTACCTGAGCAGCAAGTGGTAAAAGTCCAATCCATATTTCACTCATAACGAAGGAAACGGTCAACTCCAGACATGATCTTGTTGAGTTTTTCTACATAGTAAAACATTCGTTATTTCTCATTACGCAAAGgaaatttgctgtttttctaCCATTGACGCAACATAATCAATTAGGGACGAACTTTGGCAAATATTTGAAGTGAGTCTTTTCCATTATACAACTTAGGTcaaattttgcacttttttGGAAAGTGCCTTTTTGAAGACGTGTTAAAGCCAATATTTCGTCAAGACGCACAATCCGTCCCTTGCCTGCCTTTATTGAAGACATTTCATTTTTAGTACAAGTACAACTGCGCGTTTTCGGCTCCGAGAAACGGCATTTAGTAAATTTTTTTGCGCCAAACCTAATGATGGCGCTTAAAACCGAAAACTCGAACAATACATAAATTCGCGAATGGGGAGCTAAATAATTATCTCAAATTCTACTTCCTATATAACGTATTTGACTCGACGAATTGGTTTGATACTTGTTTTAGAGGGTGTTTTGGCAGTGTTGTACCCTAACCATGGCAACAGTTGTGGCCCTGCATAATATTGCCCTTCAATAGTTTGACTGATTTCGAAATGCTGGCCTTCTTATAGGATTGCCAGTTTTTTAATCTGTTACTATTGCCCGGACAACCACTGCTGTAGGGAAgtaccctttcgagcctccttaatgaacaaaaacaaaggctattGTAATGAAGATGTCAGAGGGTCACTCCGgtaaataaatagaggatattacatggccgcgcggagatacgacaTTTCTCTTCGACTGTTTGATACAGCTTATATAATAAAATGAgataagagaacggatccccatgGCCTATCGtagtttttaaaatctatttttagtttcgcaaagctattttaagttctcgttcccaatgacGCGCGGTTAGATTATCAGGGCCGGTGATGAGATTTTCCGACTGTGTCACGTCCATGCAGCGTCCAAATCTTGTCTCTAGAAATATGTGATCACGTTTTTCAGTGTGTTTTTTTAAAGTGTAGTTTTAACGCAATGAGCATTAGAGGCAAGATTCGTCATttcctgaaaagaaaagaaaagaaactgaaagTAGCGAGGAATCTTTCAGAGACGAGAATGTGGAAGCGAACGTGAGTTTGTTCGCACTCGCTGTATAACTTTGAGATGCGTATATGAAAAACGTATTGAACACTTtcgccaacctcgttcccagggtcctctctcttccttcctcgaggaaggaagagagaggaccctgggaacgaggttgcactttcgcatatttaaaatttcattacgtcattacaactggccaatcaggtgtCTCTCTAAAAACAGCTGCGTAGCTTAACCAGGCGCTAatattagattttaaaaaaactatttatggGGGATTTGCTcccttacctcatcctctcttgaatGAGGAGGTGTATTTTTTCTTCGATATTGActcggggaaaaaattccacgACTCGTAATTACGACCTTCcaattactagttcggatgctctttTTCCCGAGCTATAAGACACTCGTGGGAGTTATTCCATTAATTAAACTAGTTTCAGGTGTCAATTGTCCTGCCATGTTGTTTATTGTCGAACGGAGCGTTTCCTCTATTGGAATGAAGTAGATGTTCCATGTTAACCCCGGTCGGGCGAATGAAATAAAGTGaggtacttttttttctttctctttgaaTCCATCAGGGTCAAATCACACGTTTAacattaattattaaattctcaacctcggataatgcatttcgcgtgctctgattggtttacttaatctcggttatcagctcatataccttggtttgaccttatatggtaaatgattgcgttaagcgtcgccaaactaaaaatgttttcgccggaaagcgaaatttctctttgaataaagctaaaaagggaaaaaaaaactttttttgaagaaagtttggatcaattccgacgtttaaaagtacgcgaaaaggcaagatgagcctgcgtctgtctgacaacaaagtattacacaacatcgcatcagttctcatcaagtttttttcgatttcgctcggatttgctcgctttttccgctcgtatttcgtaatTACAAATTTTTTGatttgaaggaatttaataaaacaattattcaattagcgcttgttggatatgagactggttatagccaactcggcgctacgcacctcgttggctatttaccatctcatatccaacgcgcgcttatggaataattgataaataaacaaaatatattttatcaGAAGCCCGCCGTTTTTTATGCTCAGTAAACGGTTATGTTGTCTAATAAAAGATCGGTTTATTTTTATGTTCTCCTGTTCTCGTCTCAGCTTTCAGCTTCCCTTGACCTACCACCTTTCTGACGACGCAAGACTACGTCCACAATGGACAGtccctttttctttttggtaCTTTTCCAAGGCTCCGACAGGACGGAGCTAACTTGGCCTGCCAAGCaggcgtatttttgttttggtaagaacTATTGGCCGACATCTAAAAGATGCCTGAGGCCAGTCAAAAAATTGCACTCAGTGAGAGGAGGACAGTATGAAATGGTAGtgggggaaggggaaggggagaGAGTTTTTTTTCTCGCCTCACCACCCCTCGTCTCAATCCTCTTTCGGCCGTgttctttcaaaatggcggcccatTACGAACTTTAGACCTTGTACAAGCGGCCGCCTGCCAAAAAACGGCTGCTATGCAGGCTATAACTAGCTCTGCCCCAGTGCACGATGTAACAAAGGAGGGCGTTAATAACACCGATAGTTCTTCTTTATGTAGTGACAGTTACCGCAATGGTCTGGAGAATAAACTATAGCTAAGATTTTGAACCTTCGAATGCAAATACTCCTGGCCATATCGTTTGTCACAAAAAGGTTTCACTTGTAAGTAGAATATTTAACCCTGACATTCAGAGGTAAACAGTAACAAACTGCTGAGTTTtgatttgcaaaaaaataattagtGAAATTGAGAAATCATTGGGGACTAAATCTGTTATAATTATTTGTTCCATTTAATTTAGTCGCTGTCTCAAAACCTCTTCTTATCAACGTCTATATTCAAGATATTTTCtgagaaattttgaaaagtgaCAAACACATTATTGTTGTACGCTTTTCTGAACAGTGTTTTGTCTACAGAACGAGAATTCATTCTTATGCCGCGGCCACGGTTCGTCAAAGTTGATATCATGCAACATGGCGTCCTACGGCGCAACAGCTAAAATACAAGCTTAAAACATTAGGGCTTGTGAGGAAAAACGCattgaagtgattatttgagcTTTTCAGTAACTGACTCtatgaaacatgttgaaactgTCGGCAAACGGCTTTTTGGAGTCCGATCACAATTGTCAAAAGTATTGTGCGCATTGTGTTTTTCGG from Montipora capricornis isolate CH-2021 chromosome 2, ASM3666992v2, whole genome shotgun sequence includes the following:
- the LOC138039215 gene encoding uncharacterized protein isoform X1, with the protein product MEAALDSLRAISETDQAKNALSLMQVYFNNIVRDPENPKYRKIRISNPKFNSAIWQLEQARTLLLLSGFEQVFILTTGVSATLVHHNGEGEFLVLPSSIKLDGTKLLLDEAFGVSSPNEAKQHVNSGPSHSNESGTVLKLASQKGESLFDQDVKADLTLLSYMQEMGYDVIAAEKALVATKNKGVQPAIDWINQNPYDKSVKPPASEVMPHGVTSQDTTQALCVGSSSDSGVHPAPVSRYHKTMAERHKFQEKVRLEAIEEAKLEKQRKKLQREYLLRDMKDEKLEKAKHAKLTENTTEPSTCATSDQAADDRESALMVDLKIRLPDGEVLSLSLSSDSTIEKLYQEVRRLWSEDDKKESSDFVLMTSFPQIRISDMESSLEAAGLSSRAALVVQRADQHGVVTQGEGAVVKIKNITSIDQWSEVLSLRGKLIVVQFHAKWCSSCKSVMDAYDSLNAKYGMNEQALFTRVNVDELRVLKYQQAVTTLPTFKLFWNGQAVTQVQGNEMGSLEQQIAENLHGPNNDPQEESSRDDTYVDPR
- the LOC138039215 gene encoding uncharacterized protein isoform X2 → MEAALDSLRAISETDQAKNALSLMQVYFNNIVRDPENPKYRKIRISNPKFNSAIWQLEQARTLLLLSGFEQEGEFLVLPSSIKLDGTKLLLDEAFGVSSPNEAKQHVNSGPSHSNESGTVLKLASQKGESLFDQDVKADLTLLSYMQEMGYDVIAAEKALVATKNKGVQPAIDWINQNPYDKSVKPPASEVMPHGVTSQDTTQALCVGSSSDSGVHPAPVSRYHKTMAERHKFQEKVRLEAIEEAKLEKQRKKLQREYLLRDMKDEKLEKAKHAKLTENTTEPSTCATSDQAADDRESALMVDLKIRLPDGEVLSLSLSSDSTIEKLYQEVRRLWSEDDKKESSDFVLMTSFPQIRISDMESSLEAAGLSSRAALVVQRADQHGVVTQGEGAVVKIKNITSIDQWSEVLSLRGKLIVVQFHAKWCSSCKSVMDAYDSLNAKYGMNEQALFTRVNVDELRVLKYQQAVTTLPTFKLFWNGQAVTQVQGNEMGSLEQQIAENLHGPNNDPQEESSRDDTYVDPR